A DNA window from Impatiens glandulifera chromosome 7, dImpGla2.1, whole genome shotgun sequence contains the following coding sequences:
- the LOC124945745 gene encoding oxysterol-binding protein-related protein 3C-like, producing the protein MGTEDNKKQQGRGFFSSIASTLSGFGSAMQKSVHGMLGYEGLEVINPEGGTEDSEAEAQKGRWKQEDRDSYWKMMQKYIGADVTSLVTLPVVIFEPMSMVQKMSELMEYSYLLDMADTCEDPYMRLVYASSFFVGTYYAFQRTWKPFNPILGETYEMANHGGITFLSEQVSHHPPISAAHAENDHFVYDITSKVKTKFLGNSIDIYPLGRTRVVFKRDGVVLELVPPPSKVNNLIFGRTWVDSPGEMILTNTTTGDKVVLYFQPCGWFGAGRYEVDGYVYNAQEEPKILLTGKWSESISYQLCDLDGEPLAGTEMKEVWKLAEPPVNDKFQYTHFAHKINSFDTAPKKLLASDSRLRPDRYALEKGDLSKAGSEKSRLEERQRAEKKRRELSGDQFVPKWFDPLNETAVTPWGDLELYGYNGKYDEHRAAIDKSDSVEEIIDINSIEFDPWQY; encoded by the exons ATGGGTACCGAAGATAACAAGAAGCAGCAAGGGCGTGGATTCTTCTCCTCGATTGCTTCCACTTTGTCCGGTTTCGGCAGTGCGATGCAGAAATCTGTTCACGG AATGTTGGGCTATGAAGGTCTGGAAGTTATAAATCCTGAAGGAGGTACTGAAGATTCTGAAGCTGAAGCACAGAAGGGAAGATGGAAACAAGAG GATCGAGACAGCTATTGGAAGATGATGCAAAAGTATATAGGGGCTGATGTCACATCCTTGGTCACACTGCCTGTTGTTATTTTTGAGCCAATGTCAATGGTTCAGAAAATGTCAGAG TTGATGGAATACAGTTACCTATTAGACATGGCTGATACATGTGAGGATCCGTACATGCGTTTGGTATATGCAT CATCATTCTTTGTAGGCACTTATTATGCATTCCAGCGAACCTGGAAGCCATTCAATCCTATTCTAGGTGAAACTTATGAAATGGCCAATCATGGTGGTATTACATTTTTATCAGAACAG GTTAGCCATCATCCACCAATAAGTGCTGCACATGCGGAAAATGACCATTTTGTGTATGATATAACTTCGAAGGTGAAGACCAAGTTTCTGGGAAACTCGATTGATATATATCCTCTTGGGAg GACACGGGTAGTCTTTAAAAGAGATGGTGTGGTTCTAGAATTGGTTCCCCCTCCCTCAAAGGTCAATAACTTGATCTTTGGGCGTACTTGGGTTGATTCACCTGGTGAGATGATCTTGACAAACACGACCACTGGTGACAAGGTTGTTTTGTACTTTCAGCCTTGCGGATGGTTTGG TGCTGGCCGTTATGAAGTAGATGGATATGTTTATAATGCCCAAGAGGaaccaaaaatattattgactGGAAAATGGAGTGAGTCGATAAGTTATCAATTATGTGATTTGGATGGGGAGCCCTTGGCAGGAACTGAAATGAAGGAG GTGTGGAAACTCGCTGAACCTCCAGTTAATGATAAATTTCAATATACGCACTTCGCCCACAAAATCAATAGTTTTGATACTGCGCCTAAGAAACTATTGGCATCAGACTCCAGGTTACGTCCCGACAGATATGCGCTGGAGAAGGGTGATTTGTCTAAAGCTGGTTCAGAAAAGAGCAg GTTGGAAGAGAGGCAGAGGgctgaaaagaaaagaagagaattaaGTGGGGATCAGTTTGTTCCAAAATGGTTTGATCCATTGAATGAAACCGCTGTTACGCCTTGGGGTGACTTGGAGCTTTATGGGTACAATGGAAAATATGATGAACATCGAGCTGCAATCGATAAGTCAGACAGTGTTGAGGAGATTATTGACATCAACTCAATCGAGTTCGACCCGTGGCAGTATTAA